A section of the Sphingomonas ginsenosidivorax genome encodes:
- the thiL gene encoding thiamine-phosphate kinase → MTEDDFLGRLRTFPLHPGAQGLRDDTAIIGGHVVTTDTLVEGVHFLPTDAPEDVAWKLVATNLSDLAAKGAVPAGILLNYPLGDDAFDAGFLRGLAEALATFDTPLLGGDTVTLPCAAPRILTVTAFGTDAAAPPRSGARAGDALWVTGTIGDAGAGLAIALGADGPAALLAAYRRPQPRLAEGRIIAPRARAMMDVSDGLLLDAQRMAAASGLAVTIDLARVPLSHAYRAHAGDALAAATAGDDYELLFAAPADGDFPATRIGGFAPGAGLTLTRGDVAVPLPASLGYAHAR, encoded by the coding sequence GTGACCGAAGACGATTTCCTTGGCCGTTTGCGCACCTTCCCGCTCCACCCCGGCGCGCAAGGCCTGCGCGACGACACCGCGATCATCGGCGGGCATGTCGTCACCACCGACACCTTGGTCGAGGGCGTCCATTTCCTCCCTACCGATGCGCCCGAGGACGTCGCGTGGAAGCTGGTCGCGACCAACCTGTCCGATCTCGCCGCCAAGGGCGCGGTGCCGGCGGGGATCCTGCTCAACTATCCGCTCGGCGACGATGCCTTCGACGCTGGCTTCCTGCGCGGGCTGGCCGAGGCGCTCGCCACGTTCGACACCCCGCTGCTCGGCGGCGACACCGTCACGCTGCCGTGCGCCGCGCCGCGCATCCTGACCGTCACCGCGTTCGGCACCGACGCCGCCGCGCCGCCACGCAGCGGGGCGCGGGCAGGGGACGCGCTCTGGGTTACCGGCACGATCGGCGATGCCGGCGCCGGGCTAGCGATCGCGCTCGGCGCCGACGGCCCGGCGGCGCTGCTCGCCGCCTATCGCCGCCCCCAGCCGCGCCTTGCCGAAGGCCGCATCATCGCGCCGCGCGCGCGCGCGATGATGGACGTCTCGGACGGCCTGCTCCTCGACGCGCAGCGGATGGCGGCGGCGAGCGGCCTCGCGGTCACGATCGACCTCGCGCGCGTGCCGCTCTCGCACGCCTACCGTGCGCACGCGGGCGACGCGCTCGCCGCCGCGACCGCGGGCGACGATTACGAGCTCCTCTTCGCAGCGCCTGCGGACGGCGACTTCCCCGCGACCCGGATCGGCGGTTTCGCCCCCGGCGCCGGCCTCACGCTCACCCGCGGCGACGTCGCCGTCCCGCTCCCCGCCAGCCTCGGCTACGCGCACGCGCGATAA
- a CDS encoding DUF4169 family protein, with amino-acid sequence MAEIVNLRRARKAKARATAEATATANRAAFGRTKAEKDAAQAEAAKRDRTLDGAKLDD; translated from the coding sequence ATGGCGGAGATCGTCAACCTCCGCCGCGCCCGCAAGGCCAAGGCCCGCGCAACCGCGGAAGCGACCGCCACCGCCAACCGCGCGGCCTTCGGCCGCACCAAGGCCGAGAAGGACGCGGCGCAAGCGGAGGCTGCGAAGCGCGACCGCACGCTCGACGGCGCGAAGCTGGACGACTGA